One window of the Hoplias malabaricus isolate fHopMal1 chromosome Y, fHopMal1.hap1, whole genome shotgun sequence genome contains the following:
- the LOC136679544 gene encoding natterin-3-like, translating to MRAALSLVLVLLQLCISPLLSIPTPVFSSAEKVHLNPDLEDVVPPLDAWTPVEHSETPQELVSEEESSPFMFEDNVSLKWVSWNGSLPNGAAGIYNGYTGRLDYICKFNCEAGFYTPSKGPYCNYPYADAEYPAPKFEVLVNEDNFEFLEWKADSYGSVPKHSVKTCSKLDIYVGKNKYGLGKVVAKHEAFFLPWEGKEYWYKKYDVLTINRDTYSQHISHVEYAIDQIELFHHPPETIQMAKATNYECNSVEKTVHLEKSSTVEKFWNIGRETRNGTNSIMTGKIPIINPDNVDFTKEQTVSFSEGTKMIETISHSMSVQVLVPPNHSCTVRMDAKRMTADIPFTARLSRTYINGDTHWTTVTGTYDGVKIGEINAVVERCKPIPDAEPCAAESD from the exons ATGAGGGCGGCACTTTCCTTAGTGTTAGTGCTACTGCAGCTTTGTATATCACCACTGCTCTCAATCCCTACCCCCGTCTTCAGTTCAGCCGAGA AGGTCCATCTAAACCCTGACCTGGAGGATGTAGTCCCTCCTCTTGATGCCTGGACTCCAGTGGAACACTCTGAAACCCCCCAAGAATTAGTCTCTGAAGAAGAATCTTCACCGTTCATGTTTGAGGACAACGTTAGCCTAAAGTGGGTTAGCTGGAATGGCTCACTCCCAAATGGGGCTGCAGGCATCTACAACGGTTACACAGGGCGTCTAGATTACATCTGTAAATTCAACTGTGAGGCTGGGTTCTACACCCCTAGCAAAGGTCCATACTGCAACTACCCTTATGCAGATGCTGAGTATCCTGCCCCTAAGTTTGAGGTCTTGGTCAATGAAGACAACTTCGAGTTCCTAGAGTGGAAAGCAGATTCCTATGGTTCTGTGCCCAAACATTCAGTCAAGACATGCTCCAAACTCGATATCTACGTTGGCAAGAACAAATATGGGTTAGGCAAGGTTGTTGCAAAGCATGAAGCCTTTTTCCTGCCTTGGGAGGGCAAGGAGTATTGGTACAAGAAATATGATGTACTGACCATTAACAGGGACACGTATAGCCAGCATATCTCCCATGTAGAGTATGCCATTGACCAGATTGAGCTGTTCCATCATCCTCCGGAGACCATCCAAATGGCCAAGGCTACCAATTATGAGTGTAACAGTGTTGAAAAGACAGTCCACTTGGAGAAGAGCAGCACAGTGGAGAAGTTCTGGAACATTGGTAGAGAAACTCGTAATGGAACCAACTCAATCATGACAGGGAAAATCCCTATCATCAACCCAGACAATGTGGACTTCACCAAGGAACAGACTGTGAGCTTTTCTGAGGGCACAAAGATGATCGAGACCATCAGCCACTCCATGTCTGTGCAGGTCCTGGTTCCTCCCAATCATTCCTGTACCGTTAGGATGGATGCCAAAAGAATGACTGCTGACATTCCTTTCACAGCCCGCCTGAGTCGGACATACATCAATGGAGACACCCACTGGACAACGGTCACTGGGACATATGACGGAGTGAAAATTGGAGAGATTAACGCTGTGGTGGAACGGTGTAAACCCATCCCTGATGCTGAACCCTGTGCTGCTGAAAGTGACTGA
- the LOC136679268 gene encoding natterin-3-like, producing MKLLAVIALLQLGVLCALSVAIPKKAPSNLKKIVEKTAQAAKPSLLNPLLEGKVPILSNNAPAVGPITPPELQEPVSYSHLFGDNVNLNWTKWEGSLPNGAAGIYNGYTKRTDYICKYNCEAGFYTPSKGPYCNYPYGNREYHAPEFEVLVNVDNFEFVEWHDGSYGSVPDHAVRTCGGVGIFVGKNKYGLGKVVPQFEAFFLPWEGDEYWYKKYQVLAINRNAYSQHISHVEYGIDEVELFHYPPETMRISTVTNNDCQSVTKTVTISKTTDVETTWNIGRSTMLGITAGITAKIPLIGTAGVEFTGEKTFQFNRGTTLVESLSHEVSVQLTVPPNHVCTARMEGRKITADIPFKARLSRTYSNGETQWTSINGIYDGVQIGEVRAVVDRCEPVPDAKPCPSAA from the exons ATGAAGCTGCTTGCTGTGATTGCCCTACTTCAACTGGGGGTTCTCTGTGCCCTTTCTGTTGCGATACCTAAGAAAGCACCCAGCAACTTGAAAAAAATTGTGGAGAAAACTGCACAAGCTGCGAAAC CATCTCTTCTAAACCCCCTTCTGGAGGGTAAAGTCCCAATTCTCTCCAATAATGCCCCAGCTGTTGGCCCCATAACACCTCCAGAGCTACAAGAGCCAGTGAGTTATTCGCACCTGTTTGGTGACAATGTCAATCTTAACTGGACCAAGTGGGAGGGATCCCTTCCCAATGGTGCTGCTGGGATCTACAATGGATACACCAAGCGCACAGACTACATCTGCAAGTACAACTGTGAAGCGGGTTTCTACACCCCTAGCAAAGGCCCATACTGCAACTACCCTTATGGTAACAGAGAGTACCATGCCCCTGAGTTTGAAGTCCTTGTCAATGTAGATAATTTTGAATTTGTGGAATGGCATGATGGCTCATATGGATCAGTGCCCGACCATGCTGTTAGAACCTGTGGAGGTGTTGGCATCTTTGTAGGCAAAAACAAATATGGACTTGGCAAGGTTGTCCCTCAGTTCGAAGCCTTTTTCCTGCCATGGGAGGGTGATGAGTACTGGTACAAGAAGTATCAAGTCCTGGCCATCAACCGAAATGCCTACAGCCAGCATATCTCCCACGTAGAGTATGGTATTGATGAAGTAGAACTGTTCCATTACCCACCGGAGACCATGAGGATCTCCACCGTCACAAATAACGACTGCCAATCTGTGACTAAGACAGTGACTATTTCTAAGACCACAGATGTGGAGACCACCTGGAACATCGGCCGCTCCACCATGCTTGGAATCACTGCGGGAATCACTGCCAAGATCCCTCTGATTGGCACTGCTGGAGTGGAGTTCACCGGAGAGAAGACCTTTCAGTTTAACCGAGGTACCACCCTAGTAGAATCACTCAGCCATGAGGTCTCAGTGCAGCTCACAGTTCCTCCCAACCACGTCTGCACTGCCCGCATGGAGGGCCGCAAGATCACTGCTGACATACCATTCAAGGCCAGACTCAGCCGGACGTACTCAAATGGAGAGACCCAGTGGACCTCCATCAACGGCATCTACGATGGAGTACAGATTGGAGAGGTCAGAGCAGTTGTGGACCGCTGTGAGCCAGTTCCAGATGCCAAGCCATGTCCATCAGCTGCATAG
- the LOC136679269 gene encoding protein FAM163B-like, producing the protein MTAGTVVISGGIIAAVILLTIVTVLCYCRLQYYCCKREGSEREEEEEEEEEEEEPDFTKSSPSPSREPSPSPQSLPSPPSPQGFHTPPNYSSSNQLLMTAEPYEPNGPSIYNRYSPALPRRPIRSYNFCPSCSGYLPFYLNPQEGLRNGGGRISYKSLQQQELDLPVVPVDMPNFNKLNLIHSVTMREVVTHHSVSTDV; encoded by the exons ATGACAGCCGGAACAGTGGTCATCTCAGGAGGAATCATAGCAGCAGTCATCTTACTGACGATTGTTACAGTGCTGTGTTACTGTAGATTGCAG TATTACTGCTGCAAAAGAGAGGGGtcagagagggaggaggaggaggaggaggaggaagaggaggaggagcctGACTTTACCAAATCATCACCCAGTCCATCTCGCGAACCAAGCCCAAGCCCCCAGAGTCTTCCAAGTCCTCCGAGCCCACAGGGCTTTCACACACCTCCAAATTACTCTTCATCTAACCAGCTGCTCATGACTGCCGAGCCTTACGAGCCAAATGGACCATCCATCTACAACCGCTACAGCCCTGCGCTGCCCCGCAGGCCCATCCGCTCCTATAATTTCTGCCCCTCCTGCTCCGGCTACCTGCCCTTCTACCTGAACCCCCAGGAGGGGCTGCGGAATGGAGGGGGCAGGATCAGCTACAAGTCTCTGCAGCAGCAGGAGTTAGACCTGCCTGTGGTGCCTGTGGACATGCCCAACTTCAACAAGCTCAACCTCATCCACTCCGTCACTATGAGGGAGGTGGTTACTCACCACAGCGTCAGCACTGATGTGTAG